One window of the Candidatus Saccharibacteria bacterium genome contains the following:
- the rplA gene encoding 50S ribosomal protein L1, with translation MAEAKKESKKTAKAKEEKVEEKAKEAKATAEEVKPETKKATTKAGKRSAKAQTEEAEKEAKEARKEEAKEKAEESKPKVVQKPRVKKYTKAQKDARKLIEPDKLYGLKEALEVLPKVSKVKFDPTAELHVALNIDPRQADQMVRSSVSLPAGTGKAVKVAVIASDKEAAEAKKAGADSTDAAQILDEIGKNKFNFDVLIATPDQMAGLGKHAKVLGPKGLMPSPKSGTVTAKPAEAVAEIKKGRAEIKNDPSGIVHIAFGKLSFKPTDMLANAKAAVDGLNKAKPSGVKGTFVRSMYISSSMSPSIKLDPSEALKEARE, from the coding sequence ATGGCAGAAGCCAAAAAAGAATCAAAGAAAACCGCGAAGGCAAAAGAAGAAAAGGTAGAAGAGAAGGCTAAGGAGGCCAAGGCTACTGCCGAAGAAGTTAAGCCAGAAACTAAAAAAGCTACTACCAAGGCTGGTAAGCGTAGTGCCAAAGCACAAACCGAAGAAGCCGAAAAAGAGGCGAAAGAAGCTCGTAAAGAAGAGGCCAAAGAAAAGGCTGAAGAGTCTAAGCCCAAAGTTGTTCAAAAGCCAAGGGTAAAAAAGTACACCAAAGCTCAAAAGGACGCCCGCAAGCTGATTGAGCCAGATAAGCTCTATGGGCTCAAAGAAGCCCTAGAGGTTCTGCCCAAGGTTTCGAAGGTTAAGTTCGACCCAACTGCCGAACTTCACGTGGCACTCAATATTGATCCGCGTCAAGCCGACCAGATGGTGCGCAGCTCGGTTTCACTACCAGCTGGCACCGGTAAAGCCGTAAAGGTAGCTGTAATTGCCAGTGACAAAGAAGCCGCCGAAGCCAAAAAGGCCGGTGCCGATAGCACCGATGCCGCTCAAATTTTAGATGAGATCGGTAAAAACAAGTTTAACTTCGATGTTCTAATTGCTACACCCGACCAAATGGCCGGGCTGGGTAAACATGCCAAAGTGTTGGGTCCCAAGGGCCTTATGCCATCGCCCAAGAGCGGTACGGTAACTGCCAAGCCAGCCGAGGCGGTAGCCGAAATCAAGAAGGGCCGAGCCGAGATTAAGAATGACCCGAGTGGCATTGTGCACATTGCTTTTGGCAAACTTAGCTTTAAGCCAACTGACATGTTGGCTAACGCCAAAGCCGCTGTTGATGGCTTAAACAAAGCCAAACCAAGCGGTGTTAAGGGCACATTCGTTCGATCAATGTACATTAGCTCTAGTATGAGCCCGAGCATTAAGCTCGATCCATCTGAGGCTCTCAAAGAAGCCCGCGAATAA
- a CDS encoding dihydrofolate reductase: MISAIIAMAHNRVIGKDNDFAWHLRGDMINFSKLTTGNTVVMGRNTYEHLLKRIGKILPNRTNIVITRNKDFKGPGTVVVNSLEEALKKAPSKDVFVIGGAQIFALSLPILDRIYLTEVDAEVEGDAFLPEIDPSRFKEVSREAHKKDERNDYDYSFVVLDRVK; encoded by the coding sequence ATGATATCTGCAATTATCGCCATGGCTCACAACCGGGTAATCGGCAAAGACAACGACTTTGCTTGGCACCTACGAGGCGACATGATTAACTTTAGCAAGCTTACTACCGGCAATACCGTGGTAATGGGCCGTAATACCTATGAGCACTTGCTTAAGCGGATCGGTAAGATTTTGCCCAACCGCACTAATATAGTAATTACCCGCAACAAAGACTTTAAAGGACCGGGCACGGTAGTGGTTAACTCGCTTGAGGAAGCTTTAAAAAAAGCTCCCAGTAAAGATGTGTTTGTAATTGGCGGAGCCCAGATTTTTGCGCTGAGCCTGCCGATTCTAGACCGCATTTATCTAACCGAGGTTGATGCCGAAGTCGAGGGCGACGCTTTTCTGCCAGAGATCGATCCGAGCAGGTTTAAAGAGGTTTCGCGTGAGGCTCACAAGAAAGATGAGCGTAATGATTACGACTACTCTTTTGTGGTGCTAGACAGGGTAAAATAA
- a CDS encoding phosphotransferase has protein sequence MYQKALPRALQAYGIQYSNLLPAQKGYRNESYPVLLKDKAKTINLIFYKRDSDILERIKNANRVSEFVADSGMPARQRADERILTLHWANGVGYVAVYNYLPGQTIPWEAYTQKHLKLLGKTMSDMHSVLSKLDQDKLPNVAEECMSLLERMNAYFESSDVARAMQSKLQLSIDLSVLTKLKKVIDAASMLPAQQPLHMDFVRSNILFNTEGGELKVTGIIDFEKAAFGHPVFDVARTLAFLLVDCKYKDAIKARKYFLYSGYAKRGAAKLAQVHVKYDGQSHNLREELVKFFLIHDFYKFLRHNPYEFLAQNEHFVRTQEILLQLNVINYCSQRSGGGEMTDWKKRLVSQSDLIDLHDKLKEKDKKIVFTAGSWDLIHAGQCRYLERAKADGDVLVAGVSSNEAIRKVKGANKPILDEKIRAEMLTFLRSVDFVTILPEPSCAPSLAMLKPDVYITVKEDWTKNYKESKEYKIVTRYGGKVKVVPRQSTALSTTSIVQRAIGGHLGDVFKDFMTLRKDPLKEKK, from the coding sequence ATGTACCAAAAAGCCCTACCACGAGCGCTGCAAGCCTATGGCATACAGTACAGCAATCTTTTGCCGGCCCAAAAAGGTTATCGCAATGAGTCTTACCCCGTGTTACTTAAAGACAAAGCCAAAACCATTAACTTGATTTTTTACAAGCGCGACTCAGACATACTAGAGCGCATAAAAAACGCCAACCGGGTTTCGGAATTTGTGGCCGACAGCGGCATGCCAGCGCGCCAGCGAGCCGACGAGCGGATCTTGACTCTACACTGGGCCAACGGGGTTGGCTATGTGGCAGTTTACAATTACTTGCCCGGTCAGACAATCCCGTGGGAGGCCTATACCCAAAAGCATCTCAAGCTGCTGGGCAAAACTATGAGTGACATGCATTCCGTGCTAAGCAAGTTAGATCAAGACAAGCTACCCAACGTGGCCGAAGAGTGCATGAGCTTGCTAGAGAGAATGAATGCATATTTTGAGTCGAGCGATGTTGCTCGGGCTATGCAAAGCAAACTTCAGCTATCCATCGACTTGAGTGTACTTACAAAGCTCAAAAAAGTAATCGATGCTGCCAGCATGCTACCAGCTCAGCAGCCCTTGCACATGGATTTTGTGCGCAGCAACATTTTATTTAATACCGAAGGTGGCGAGCTAAAAGTTACCGGCATAATAGACTTCGAGAAAGCTGCTTTTGGACACCCAGTTTTTGATGTTGCCCGCACTTTAGCCTTTTTGCTGGTTGACTGTAAATATAAAGATGCCATTAAGGCCAGAAAGTACTTTCTGTATTCTGGCTATGCTAAACGCGGGGCAGCCAAGCTAGCTCAGGTGCATGTAAAATACGATGGCCAGTCGCATAACCTGCGTGAGGAGTTGGTTAAATTCTTCTTGATCCACGACTTTTACAAATTCTTGCGACACAACCCGTATGAGTTCTTGGCGCAAAACGAACACTTTGTACGCACCCAAGAAATTTTGCTACAATTGAATGTGATAAACTACTGTAGTCAACGTAGTGGAGGAGGGGAGATGACCGACTGGAAAAAGCGCCTTGTATCACAAAGCGACCTAATAGACTTACACGATAAATTAAAAGAAAAAGATAAGAAAATCGTCTTCACAGCTGGCTCGTGGGATCTAATTCATGCTGGCCAGTGTAGGTATTTGGAGCGGGCGAAAGCCGACGGCGATGTTTTGGTGGCAGGCGTGAGTAGCAACGAGGCCATACGCAAAGTTAAGGGTGCTAACAAGCCAATTCTAGATGAGAAGATAAGAGCCGAAATGTTGACTTTCTTGCGCTCTGTCGATTTTGTAACGATTTTGCCCGAACCAAGTTGTGCACCAAGCTTAGCCATGCTTAAACCCGACGTTTACATAACGGTTAAAGAAGACTGGACCAAGAACTACAAAGAATCCAAAGAATACAAGATAGTTACCCGCTACGGTGGCAAGGTCAAGGTGGTGCCGCGCCAGTCAACGGCGCTATCGACCACCTCGATTGTACAGCGCGCCATTGGCGGGCACTTGGGCGATGTGTTCAAAGACTTTATGACCTTGCGCAAAGACCCACTAAAAGAAAAGAAATGA
- a CDS encoding HIT domain-containing protein — protein sequence MTPAERKKQEGYRDARITGEYENIWKNVGKCAFCHLNDDYVFHEENGVVLVVALYAYIDGHAMIIPRRHVKSVKELTPSEWETMRKFMYIAKKLIREIHGIKGIQIVQKDGAGAQSTVEHLHFHTIPFDAPDLSAWNYRKLKNTPKENVDLYNSQREKITKLSKRFAKKYQDEESRA from the coding sequence ATGACTCCCGCCGAACGCAAAAAACAAGAAGGTTATCGCGACGCTCGCATAACTGGTGAATATGAAAACATTTGGAAGAATGTTGGTAAATGCGCGTTTTGCCATCTTAACGACGACTATGTGTTCCACGAAGAAAATGGTGTGGTGTTGGTGGTGGCGCTTTATGCCTACATAGATGGTCATGCTATGATCATTCCGCGCCGCCATGTAAAATCTGTTAAAGAACTAACGCCGAGTGAGTGGGAGACCATGCGCAAGTTTATGTATATAGCCAAAAAATTAATTCGCGAAATTCACGGCATAAAGGGCATTCAGATAGTGCAAAAGGACGGTGCGGGCGCACAAAGCACAGTTGAGCATTTGCATTTTCACACCATACCATTCGATGCACCCGATCTCTCGGCCTGGAATTACCGTAAACTTAAAAACACACCCAAAGAAAATGTAGATCTATATAACTCCCAGCGCGAAAAAATAACCAAACTGTCTAAGCGTTTTGCCAAGAAGTATCAAGATGAAGAATCTAGAGCTTGA
- a CDS encoding thymidylate synthase, whose protein sequence is MKQHPEYQYLQLMAKILKDGKTKPTRGIVDVKSIFGYQMSFDLRLGFPLLTTKKMPFKILANELLWFVSGSSNIKVLQDNNIRYWDDFADKDLNLGPVYGVQWRHWQDPKGVEIDQLAWAIEQIKNNPNSKAIIVNAWNPADLEAMRLPPCHTMFQLDVTKGKLRMQLYQRSSDVFLGLPFNIAQYALLLEMLAHVTGLEARELVISIGNAHLYKNQIDQAKEQLERKPYAFPKLKIIGRVKDIDGFSIDNFELAGYESHPHIKAPLVVL, encoded by the coding sequence ATGAAGCAGCATCCTGAATATCAATACCTGCAACTCATGGCCAAGATTTTAAAAGACGGTAAGACTAAACCGACCCGAGGTATAGTCGATGTTAAATCGATTTTTGGCTACCAAATGAGCTTTGATTTGCGGCTTGGCTTTCCACTTCTCACTACTAAAAAGATGCCATTTAAGATATTGGCGAATGAACTCTTGTGGTTCGTGTCGGGCAGCTCTAATATTAAGGTTTTGCAAGACAACAACATTCGCTATTGGGACGACTTTGCCGACAAAGATCTCAACCTAGGACCAGTCTATGGTGTGCAATGGCGGCACTGGCAAGATCCCAAAGGTGTTGAGATCGATCAGCTGGCCTGGGCTATTGAGCAAATCAAGAATAATCCAAATTCCAAAGCCATAATTGTCAATGCTTGGAACCCGGCCGATCTCGAGGCTATGCGCTTGCCTCCATGCCACACTATGTTCCAGCTCGATGTTACCAAGGGCAAGCTTCGCATGCAGCTGTACCAGCGATCGTCAGATGTTTTTTTGGGTTTGCCGTTTAACATTGCCCAATATGCGTTGCTACTAGAAATGCTTGCCCATGTAACAGGGTTGGAGGCTCGTGAGTTGGTAATCTCGATTGGCAATGCCCACTTGTACAAAAATCAGATTGATCAAGCCAAGGAGCAATTAGAACGCAAGCCATATGCGTTTCCAAAGCTCAAAATCATCGGACGTGTAAAAGACATTGATGGCTTTAGTATAGATAATTTCGAACTTGCCGGCTACGAGTCACATCCACATATCAAAGCACCACTAGTTGTTTTGTAG
- a CDS encoding glycosyltransferase, translating into MKTKKPIRLGLVVPHIFLHRDILPNVIFSPGKLAIELAESLDQNDVDVTLFSPGPVETKVKNITADMSYFENELKLRGDTYTDLLKKHPFTFVTLARQVQAEIIAKAFAVANNNELDIVHIYTNEEDLALPFAQFCQEPVVFTHHDPFNFLVKYKNIFPKYSQLNWISMSLSQRKAMPKETNWIANIYHGLGVDLFTPVNNPKNGYIAFLGRIIEPKGLHLAIEAVKKYNGTARQPLKLKVAGKHYAEHSKDSYWQKTIEPELNGLIEYVGFIKDVGAKNEFLGNAKALIIPSLFEEPFGMVMIEALACGTPLIGLDSGAIPEVIVQNKTGFIVDRTKDLQKMIDGLATAIGKVEEIDRKACRQEFEDRFTLERMCTEHRQTYKRLLYTK; encoded by the coding sequence ATGAAGACAAAAAAGCCAATTAGGCTTGGCTTAGTTGTTCCGCATATATTCTTGCATCGTGACATCTTGCCCAATGTGATATTCTCACCGGGCAAGTTGGCTATTGAATTAGCCGAGAGCCTGGATCAAAACGATGTCGATGTGACCCTATTTTCGCCAGGGCCGGTGGAAACGAAAGTTAAAAATATCACCGCCGATATGAGCTATTTTGAGAATGAACTTAAACTGCGAGGCGACACATATACCGACCTGCTCAAAAAACACCCCTTTACTTTTGTTACCCTAGCACGCCAAGTGCAGGCCGAAATTATCGCCAAAGCCTTTGCCGTGGCTAACAATAATGAGCTCGACATTGTGCATATTTATACCAACGAAGAAGACCTCGCGCTGCCGTTTGCCCAGTTTTGCCAGGAGCCCGTGGTATTTACTCACCACGATCCGTTCAATTTTTTAGTTAAATATAAGAATATTTTCCCCAAATACTCACAGCTTAATTGGATCTCGATGTCGCTGAGCCAGCGCAAGGCCATGCCAAAGGAAACCAACTGGATCGCTAACATTTACCATGGCCTTGGTGTGGATCTATTTACGCCGGTCAACAACCCTAAGAACGGCTACATCGCTTTCTTGGGCCGGATAATCGAACCAAAGGGCTTACACCTTGCAATCGAGGCCGTAAAGAAATACAACGGCACGGCACGGCAGCCACTCAAACTTAAAGTCGCCGGCAAGCACTATGCCGAGCACAGTAAAGATAGTTATTGGCAAAAGACCATCGAACCCGAACTAAATGGTTTAATTGAATATGTCGGCTTTATAAAAGACGTTGGTGCTAAAAATGAATTCCTAGGCAATGCTAAAGCCCTGATTATTCCCTCACTCTTCGAAGAGCCGTTTGGCATGGTAATGATCGAGGCTCTGGCCTGCGGCACGCCGCTGATTGGTCTTGATTCTGGCGCAATCCCAGAAGTTATTGTACAGAATAAAACCGGTTTCATTGTCGACAGAACAAAAGATCTGCAAAAGATGATTGACGGTTTGGCCACAGCTATTGGCAAGGTTGAAGAAATCGATCGTAAAGCTTGCCGGCAAGAATTTGAAGATCGTTTTACTCTCGAGCGCATGTGTACCGAGCACAGGCAAACCTACAAAAGACTGCTATACACAAAATAA
- a CDS encoding serine hydroxymethyltransferase: protein MNKLFELTKQEFAKQRDTLNLIASENYPSPKVLELLGSVWMNKYAEGSPRKRYYAGNVYVDELEEFVQAKALEVFDATKGDYGVNVQVLSGSPANGMVYLAMLEPGDTILSLKLANGGHLSHLHETSNYNKFFKLVNYDLKDVGEDTFEIDLDDYKEKLEKAKPKLTIIGFSAYPRAYEFAQMCRLAHEAGSLVLADIAHINGLVAVGLHDTPFKAGDEGADFVSMTTHKTMRGSRGAMLFAKNEYMETINKTIFPGTSGGPHEHQIAACGQALLEILGEDEYPDKVEFKTYSQNILDNCKALESGLRASGLQIISPSQNHLCLTKLPEDVDSLEAQKKLEELGIITNRNMLPFDTKSAWRPSGLRLGTAALTSRGLTKEQAKQIGELIGNVVAKKVSDKQVKADVAKLTKSLDWWYKQ, encoded by the coding sequence ATGAATAAACTCTTTGAACTCACCAAACAAGAATTTGCAAAACAACGCGATACACTGAATTTAATTGCAAGCGAGAATTATCCAAGCCCTAAGGTTTTGGAACTTTTAGGCTCAGTTTGGATGAACAAATATGCCGAAGGCAGCCCGCGCAAACGCTACTATGCTGGCAATGTTTATGTCGATGAGCTCGAAGAGTTTGTACAAGCCAAAGCCCTGGAGGTTTTTGACGCCACAAAAGGTGATTATGGTGTAAACGTTCAGGTGCTAAGCGGTAGCCCCGCCAATGGTATGGTTTACTTGGCCATGCTTGAGCCTGGCGATACTATTTTGAGCCTTAAATTGGCCAATGGTGGCCACTTGAGCCACTTGCACGAGACGAGTAATTACAACAAGTTCTTTAAATTGGTTAACTACGATCTTAAAGATGTTGGTGAAGACACCTTTGAGATTGACCTAGATGACTATAAGGAAAAGCTTGAAAAAGCTAAGCCTAAACTGACCATAATTGGCTTTTCGGCCTACCCAAGGGCTTATGAGTTTGCGCAAATGTGTCGGCTAGCGCACGAGGCAGGTAGCTTGGTGCTGGCTGATATTGCCCACATCAACGGCTTGGTGGCGGTTGGCCTGCACGACACGCCGTTCAAAGCTGGCGACGAAGGCGCTGATTTTGTGAGCATGACTACTCACAAGACCATGCGTGGCTCACGCGGGGCTATGCTGTTTGCTAAGAATGAATATATGGAGACTATTAACAAAACCATCTTTCCCGGTACCAGTGGTGGACCACACGAACATCAGATTGCGGCATGTGGCCAAGCATTGTTAGAAATATTGGGCGAGGATGAGTATCCAGACAAAGTAGAGTTTAAAACTTACAGCCAGAACATCTTAGACAACTGCAAGGCCCTAGAGTCGGGTTTACGTGCAAGTGGATTACAGATTATTAGCCCAAGTCAAAATCACCTATGCCTCACCAAACTGCCGGAGGATGTAGATAGTCTAGAAGCTCAAAAGAAGCTAGAGGAGCTAGGTATTATCACCAATCGCAACATGTTGCCGTTCGACACCAAATCGGCCTGGCGGCCAAGTGGCTTGCGGCTCGGCACGGCTGCGCTTACGAGTCGTGGTCTGACCAAAGAGCAGGCCAAGCAAATAGGCGAACTGATCGGCAATGTTGTAGCCAAAAAAGTTAGCGATAAGCAGGTTAAAGCTGACGTTGCAAAACTTACTAAGAGTCTGGATTGGTGGTACAAACAGTGA
- a CDS encoding HD domain-containing protein, translating to MVVQTVKDRDVEFLFEMGQIRYIQRLWRRFLTPEFENLAEHTFRVAWIALMVGKHEGADLGKVAKMALVHDITESRIGDVDEVSRVYVERKEEMAIKEMLKGTEIEAEFLGLWEEYEKRESLEAKVVKDSDNIDIDMELQEQASRGNDLRKVLPRDIIANTKMYTQTGKKLIKDVQKADPHAWHINAKNRRNIGDWKE from the coding sequence TTGGTGGTACAAACAGTGAAAGACCGCGATGTCGAGTTTTTATTCGAAATGGGCCAAATCCGCTATATTCAGCGCCTTTGGCGACGTTTTCTAACACCTGAGTTTGAAAACCTGGCCGAACATACCTTTCGGGTAGCCTGGATAGCCTTGATGGTCGGCAAACACGAGGGTGCAGATCTGGGTAAGGTGGCCAAAATGGCGCTAGTTCACGATATTACCGAAAGTCGAATAGGGGATGTAGACGAGGTAAGTCGAGTTTATGTCGAACGAAAAGAAGAGATGGCCATAAAAGAAATGCTAAAGGGTACAGAGATAGAGGCCGAATTTTTAGGTTTATGGGAAGAATATGAAAAACGCGAAAGTCTAGAAGCTAAGGTGGTAAAAGATTCCGACAACATCGATATCGACATGGAGCTACAGGAGCAGGCATCTAGGGGTAATGATCTGAGAAAAGTGCTTCCGAGGGACATTATTGCAAACACAAAGATGTATACGCAGACAGGTAAAAAACTCATAAAAGACGTGCAAAAAGCCGATCCGCATGCCTGGCACATAAATGCCAAAAATCGCCGTAACATTGGCGACTGGAAAGAATAA
- a CDS encoding HAD-IA family hydrolase, with protein MSKYKAVGFDYGGVVFGEPTKKIMQHIRDHIGVTQEEWKRAWWQHNHKMNKGSITYNDVIKLVLHDLGKDEFYEYVTKTQLEAEQKQSISRDILDLADDLRRNGYKVGILSNMDKAGYHKIKALGLGKHFDVMDFSCNIGAMKPEPGAFLRLAHDLSVDIRELVFIDDNDKPLETAEEVGFKPILFENFNQLKSVLQDLNLLT; from the coding sequence ATGTCTAAATACAAAGCTGTTGGCTTCGACTACGGTGGTGTGGTTTTTGGCGAGCCAACAAAAAAAATAATGCAGCACATCCGTGACCACATTGGAGTGACCCAGGAAGAGTGGAAACGGGCTTGGTGGCAACACAACCACAAGATGAATAAAGGGAGCATAACTTATAACGACGTAATTAAGCTTGTCTTGCATGATCTGGGCAAGGATGAATTTTACGAATATGTAACAAAAACACAACTAGAAGCAGAACAAAAGCAGAGCATTAGTCGGGATATTCTGGATTTGGCCGATGATTTACGCAGGAATGGCTACAAGGTTGGGATTCTCAGTAACATGGATAAAGCTGGCTACCACAAGATAAAAGCCTTAGGTTTAGGTAAACACTTTGATGTTATGGATTTTTCGTGCAACATTGGTGCTATGAAGCCTGAACCTGGAGCATTCTTAAGACTTGCTCACGATTTGAGTGTTGATATTCGTGAGCTAGTTTTTATCGATGATAATGATAAGCCGTTAGAAACTGCCGAAGAAGTTGGTTTTAAGCCAATATTGTTTGAGAATTTTAACCAGCTCAAGAGTGTTCTCCAGGATCTAAATCTGTTGACCTAA
- a CDS encoding 50S ribosomal protein L10, protein MAKTREQKEADVKALSEAFDSCKIAVLTDYRGLDVPAISDLRGKLREGEVGYKVAKNTLVKIAVAGSQLKDVDTSIFTGPMAIAFGQDEAQTCKIIADFTKDNEALEILGAIDESGKTLSREEVLALAKLPSREVLIALTVGTIAAPLSGFARVLNANITQLLYALNAIQEKKGA, encoded by the coding sequence ATGGCAAAGACCAGAGAGCAAAAAGAAGCCGATGTAAAAGCATTGAGCGAAGCCTTTGATTCATGCAAAATTGCAGTTTTGACCGACTACCGAGGCCTAGACGTGCCTGCCATAAGCGATCTGCGTGGCAAGTTGCGCGAAGGCGAGGTTGGCTACAAAGTGGCCAAAAACACCTTAGTTAAGATCGCTGTTGCCGGCAGCCAGCTAAAAGATGTTGATACTAGCATTTTTACTGGCCCTATGGCGATCGCTTTTGGTCAAGACGAAGCCCAAACCTGCAAAATTATTGCAGATTTTACCAAAGACAACGAAGCTTTGGAGATCTTGGGCGCAATCGATGAATCTGGTAAAACACTTAGCCGCGAAGAAGTCTTGGCTCTTGCCAAACTACCTAGCCGCGAAGTACTTATCGCTTTAACGGTTGGCACCATTGCCGCACCACTCAGTGGATTCGCTCGCGTTCTTAATGCAAATATTACTCAACTTCTGTATGCATTAAATGCAATACAAGAAAAGAAAGGAGCCTAA
- the rplL gene encoding 50S ribosomal protein L7/L12: MAEEENKEEVKEETAAPEQESKEEKKEVPAKFKGLVDQISELSVLDLAELVKVLEDHFGVSAAAPAAVAVAGGAAGGGEAEATEEKANYNIMLTAAGEKKIDVIKAVREVSGLGLAESKAIVDGAPKVVKEGVPTEEAKEAQKKLEEAGATVELQ, encoded by the coding sequence ATGGCCGAAGAAGAAAATAAAGAAGAAGTAAAAGAAGAGACTGCTGCTCCTGAGCAGGAGAGCAAAGAGGAAAAGAAAGAAGTGCCTGCCAAGTTCAAAGGTTTGGTCGATCAGATTTCTGAACTTAGCGTGCTCGATCTAGCCGAGCTAGTTAAGGTGCTCGAAGATCACTTTGGTGTTAGTGCTGCTGCTCCAGCAGCCGTAGCTGTTGCTGGCGGTGCTGCCGGTGGTGGTGAAGCCGAAGCAACTGAGGAAAAAGCTAATTACAACATTATGCTTACTGCAGCAGGTGAAAAGAAAATCGACGTAATTAAGGCCGTACGTGAAGTATCGGGTCTTGGTTTGGCTGAGAGTAAGGCCATCGTTGATGGCGCACCCAAGGTTGTTAAAGAAGGTGTTCCAACCGAAGAAGCCAAAGAGGCTCAAAAGAAGCTCGAAGAAGCCGGCGCAACAGTTGAACTTCAGTAA
- the dnaX gene encoding DNA polymerase III subunit gamma/tau, with product MYRKYRPAEFNEVVGQEHVTKTLQAAIKKGVVSHAYLFAGPRGTGKTTVARNLARGVNKLMGDQELSSYLDVIEIDAASNRGIDEIRALRDTIATAPAQLDYKVYIIDEAHMLTREAFNALLKTLEEPPSHVIFILATTEAHKLPETIVSRTQRYDFRPIGQAGMLTRLREIAQAESIKISQDGLEAIAAFSHGGFRDAIGLLDQLSVMDEEITAEQVGQFLGRVTEADLKKLLLSLQAGDANGGLEQLKAILAGGYDGLVVTQQLLDLLRLQLLQASQQDNKVNLAFTRTAIEALAQALVGFKITTHPSLPLELAIVEIALGPLEARPVDDQAQSANTSQATTKSSSPATDPQKSKPSAPTKNNPEAERLCTKALSLIKQHNNSLYAVLRSAKYHMDGDNFVVTCRFSFHKERIEEPRNKALIEKAMTKAFGRPIELQCKLEDTSMSNVEPDSKDSELISSAMAILGGELVDGE from the coding sequence TTGTATCGCAAATATCGCCCAGCCGAGTTTAACGAGGTGGTTGGCCAGGAACACGTTACCAAAACCCTGCAGGCCGCTATTAAAAAGGGAGTGGTTTCGCATGCCTATTTATTTGCTGGCCCGCGCGGTACCGGCAAGACTACTGTGGCTCGCAATCTGGCCCGCGGCGTAAACAAGCTCATGGGCGACCAAGAGCTAAGTAGCTATCTAGACGTAATAGAAATCGATGCTGCTAGTAACCGGGGAATTGACGAAATTCGAGCTCTGCGCGACACCATAGCAACCGCCCCCGCCCAACTTGATTACAAAGTTTATATAATCGACGAGGCACACATGCTAACTCGCGAGGCCTTTAACGCCCTACTTAAAACGCTAGAAGAGCCACCCAGCCATGTAATATTTATATTGGCTACCACCGAGGCCCATAAGCTACCCGAGACCATTGTGTCGCGCACCCAGCGCTATGACTTTCGGCCAATCGGCCAAGCTGGCATGCTAACTAGGCTTCGAGAAATTGCTCAAGCCGAGAGCATTAAAATTAGCCAGGACGGTCTAGAGGCGATCGCGGCTTTTAGCCACGGCGGCTTTCGCGATGCCATTGGTTTGCTCGACCAGTTGTCGGTTATGGATGAGGAGATTACGGCTGAACAGGTGGGGCAGTTTTTGGGTCGTGTTACTGAGGCTGATTTGAAGAAGTTATTACTAAGTCTACAAGCTGGTGACGCCAATGGCGGCCTGGAACAGCTAAAGGCTATTTTAGCAGGTGGCTACGATGGCCTGGTGGTTACCCAGCAACTGCTAGATTTATTAAGGCTTCAGCTTTTGCAGGCCAGCCAGCAAGACAACAAAGTCAACCTGGCCTTTACAAGAACGGCTATAGAGGCCCTGGCCCAAGCCCTGGTCGGTTTTAAAATAACAACGCACCCGAGCCTACCGTTGGAACTGGCAATAGTGGAAATAGCTCTGGGGCCACTAGAGGCTAGACCCGTAGACGACCAAGCTCAGTCTGCGAATACCTCCCAAGCTACCACCAAAAGCTCAAGTCCAGCTACTGACCCTCAAAAATCAAAGCCGTCAGCTCCAACTAAAAACAATCCCGAGGCTGAGCGGCTTTGCACCAAGGCTCTTAGCCTTATTAAGCAGCACAACAACTCACTCTACGCTGTCTTGCGTTCGGCCAAGTACCATATGGATGGTGATAATTTTGTAGTAACTTGTAGATTTAGCTTTCACAAAGAGCGCATAGAGGAACCTCGTAATAAGGCGCTAATAGAAAAAGCTATGACCAAAGCATTTGGGCGACCAATTGAATTGCAGTGTAAACTTGAGGATACTAGTATGTCTAATGTCGAACCCGACAGCAAAGACAGCGAGCTCATAAGTTCAGCCATGGCCATACTTGGAGGGGAGTTGGTTGATGGCGAATAA